ATCGAACGAATGAggcatatagaaaaaaatatgatcacataaaaaaattaaagcaacaaATTCTGATGATGTAAAAGCACATAAGATCAAAATTATTACAAGAGACTCACCTGCAATAACAATGTGCTCTTGCCGACCCCAGGATCACCaccaaccaaaaccaaagaaccTTCAAATGCAAAGGACATATAACCAAAGTAAACTTTGAGTCCACTTCTTACAGAAGAATGATTTGAGCATCAAAAACAGACAATTTTGAAAAGACTTGACTAAAGACATGAAAGAAGTAGCAAAAACATCTGTGTGCAGGATTAGATAGCAGGACTTAAAGCCTATGGATTTCAATCATGTGCTCCATTGCTCCTAAAACTTCTAGCTAATAAAATTCAGCAAGTAAAAAGGTCAGGAAACAAAGTAATATTTTCAAAAGCTAGAGGCTATAACTGGTTATGTTCTaagaaaaatagagttttttgtAAAGAGACCAACTTTTCAATATTTCATCGTAAAATGGCTGCTCTAAAAACTTGAACTTGCTATATTGTGGTTGCAAGCCCATGACTCATCACCAAGCAATGGCTTCTAAGCTTTTTATcccaaaacaattattaatttaaaatattatcaagtaaaTCTGATGAAACCTGGAACAAGACCACCCCCAAGCACCCTTTCAACTTCACTTCCAAAAAGTCCAGACCTGGATCACAACCAAAAAATATGAATACAGATTTCCTAAAGCAAATATTATTATGAACTCAATCAATCAATATCATGAAACATCATAAATTCATCATTACAGAATCCAAAGCAGTTgtgcaattgaaaaataaactacattttataagaaaatgccTAAAAGCTATAGAAATTCTCTGCCATTCCACAACAAAAGGAGCATGGCCGCAATAATGGAGGTATCTATTATAATAAATGTGGAAATTGTTTCACATATTCAATGAGGGGAAGTTAGCTGCAAGAGCTGTCCACAAATGATGCAGAGGAGTCAACCAAACAATGCACGTTGAAAATGAATAAAACCCAGGCATGGAGGACCTCCAGGCAATCCAATGATGTTCTCACTCGAACATAAGAGAGTTGTTTCTcttcatataaaaatcatattcctATTGTATCCTTCATACTTCACAGCAATTCCATAAATCCATTGAATTTTTAATCACCAGATTACACATGTAGTGTTACAGCCATTACAGcatacaaacaaaaaatctgTTACTTATGAAGGCATTAAAAGTAACAGACAGAATAATGAATACTCTACATAAAACACACAATCTTAGTTTTTAGTAACGCTTCTTgttcaaataaacaaaagtcACTGCTCAACCAAGGCTAATTGGCTGTGACCTTACATTTCCTCTAAAAACCAGACTATGTTATTTAACAGGATACATAGCGGTTTAAAAGTTCCATTTGGTGGAGTTAAATGGGTTCCATGAGTGcaaccatcaccaccaccattcCACCAACAGCACTCACCACAGTCCCCACAACCATGGCCACTGCCCTTGCCGCCATACCACCACAGTGTTCCACAATTGACATTTCAACCCCTAGATCTTTAACTTCTCGCCAAAATCAACTGATATAACCACTTGATATAAGCAGGTAGCGGGAATCAAATCCACATCATAGGCTTAGAAGGCTAGGGGTTATAGTCCTTTATAACATCTCAATTCAAAACAGAACAGAAGACTTTGGTTTCATTCCGCTCCTTtgtgaaatatgaaaaaaaaaaatcgagcaataagacaggagccaaaaaaataaaattcataacatCTATGCAGCCCTCTTTTGTCTTAATGCATGGTTAATCCTATCATTTTATTACAATagctacaaaataaaaagaaaagaaaagatgcaTCACATATTCTAGTGGTATTTTCAGttgccaatacaacaaaacaggAAATAAATCCCAAAACTGATAAGATAACAACTTACAAAGGAATACGCCAATTCAACATATTCATCCCACGATTCACATCTGTCAGCCTCAAAGGACGCAACTCCCCAGGCTTCTGTGGCATCCAAGACCGCACTGCATTCTCCGAAGCCTCAATCCCACTCACCTTATTCCCACTCCCAATTTTCGCCTCAAAAAACTGCTTCATTGTCCCTACTTCATTACACGATCGACAAGACCCCCACCATTGCCCTGAAGTAAACCCACAAATTTCGCAAACCCAACTAGTTTTACTTTTCCCCTTCGTCCTATACACCGCTCTATCCCCAGACCCCACCGCCCCATTAACTGAACTCCCCTTCTTCACACCCACATatctcttttccttcttcaaaTCCTCTATTTCATTACGATTACTCGGCAATCCCATCTGGCTTTTCTCTCGTTTGATTAAATTCTCTCCCGCTAAGCCATCCACTTCCTCATCAAAACTGGACAGCCTGAGCTCCGATTCTCCATTCCCGGCACTCCCGCTGGCGCCACTCTGCGCCACTGTCCCATCCGAGATTGGGTCGAAAACACTCCAAACTAGAGGGGCTTTTTTGGTGCTGTCAATGGGAATGGGGTCGTTTGCGGAGGAATGGACAGCGAGGCCTGATTCTTTAGAAAGGAAAGGGGAGGTGGTGAGGTGGAAATGGCGGGAGAGAGAAATAGGGTTGGGTTTTAAGAGGAAACGGCTTTTGTAAGTGTAGAATGATCTTACTACTTTCATGGCTGTGGTTTGCATCAGGGAGGGAGAAAGTGAAAAGTCTAATTCATGAAGGAATGAGTTagggtttttgggttttgaggATGATATAAAATGGGAAACCCGCCAagttcaaaacaaaaggaaagggtTAGAAATCAATATGTGCTCGGTTGTGTGatgtaaattatttattaaattcgaCTGTTCTAGGACTTGAAAGTTTTAACTTTAAGAACTAAAACCCAGAACtttgtatttgatttgatttttaaaatgaatttttttattttaaaattaaataatataaatattatcataacaTCACTTAATTGATGTGGCTAGTCCAGAGATAACTTGGTCGATTGATGAAAAAAGtataacaacaaaattaaaaaattgacaaaaaaaaaacgtttaacTTGACTCCTTACTTAActtgtgtttaaaattaaaacatgtgaaAGTTGACTTGAAATAATTCAGTCGACTTaatcgattaaaaaataaaatagatgattgttaaaaaataaatctgaagatgaaattaaaaaaaataaaattaaaagaaaaatggagggaaatgaaaaagaaaaagtgggGGCTAAatagggaaaagaaaaagaacttcACTCTGAAGCTCATTATGTTAGGGTAATGGGTGAAATGTTATTATTAACACCACCTTCTTTTTAGTGGAATAATGGATGGATTAtgcttttgagaattttttaaactttaagaaaaaaaaaattatgtttttatttttattttgatatgttgatatcaaaaataattttttaaaaaaaatattattttaatatatttaaagtgaaaagcattttaaaaaacaacctctAACTTAATCTCAAACACGCTTATAtctctaaatttaaataaactcaaattttataatatgaaaGATTTGAGAGGGTGGGAGAGATCGGAAGATATCACTTAAAAAGTATTGTCTTGTTCACGTCCCCTGGGAATTGAGCTTTGTCCAAAGCTAAAGGCATATTGAACCACCTTatttggaaaattatttttttttatatgaaatttacttttctaaaaaatgaattattttctattatttggatatgttaaagaaaatattttttataagatacaTTTACTTTCACTAATagctttaaataattataataattattaaaaaaaaatatgatgtggTGGTGAAAATAATGATAGTGATGATTGTGATACTTATTATAACATTATTGGTGATGGTTATGGTCATAGTATTTATGATGGTGATTGCAATAATGTTTTGTGGCAGTGATGGTGTAGGATGATGGTTGTTATGACAATAATGATgtagttataattgtaattgaGGTTATTTTTGTAATAAGATGACAACTATAACAATTAGTAGTGATAATTACTATTATGGTAGTGATAATATTAAGTGGCATGgtgattataaaaatattgatggagTGGTGGTTACATTAATAACTAAGTGAAGTGATGGTAACCATAATATTGGTTGAGAAATGATGGTAATTATTGCAATAATTGTGGTAGCTAATGGTGGCAATTGTTGTTGTAATAGTGATGGTATTAAAGTATTAGATGGTGGAAATGGTTATGAAGTGGTAAttacattgataaaaaaaaatgatgatgacgagtggttgtggtggtggtggtagctAATGGTTATGGGATGGCGGTGGTGGTAAGATAATTGCGATGGTGATAATGGTAATGGTAATGGTAATGGGTTGATAATGATTATTGAAATACATAAGTTGTGGTGTTAATGAATATTGTGAGTTGGTAAtatcatgaaaaacattttaacctcctaaaattaaaatattttcatccaaattagttttattaagaagttgattggaaaatattttgtatttggtatatgttttaatgtttgttttacattgaaaaatggagaaaaacaatttctagaaaattaatttttgcaaaacaaattttacaaaatataaaacatgtcattgttttcttgtttgttttattgtgGACATTGAGACATTTTAACTATGAATTGTGGCAGTGTGttgttagttttttctttaatgaattaaatggCTAGGTGTTGTTGATCAAGAGATGTCtgggttttttgttgttttctatcTTGGAGGCATGGTTGGTCAAGGCAATGTGCAACATAGTTGGTCAAGAGAGCTTGAAGTTGATTTTACTCTTGATGATTTTAGCGGCTAGGTGTTACTGAGTAGGGGCTATTTAggtttttctttgctttctttcttggaGACATGGTTGGATAAGGAAGCGTTTACAGCTCATTTTCACTACTGTTATTCAGAGGCTTTTTATGGGCAAGTAAAGTTGTTGTTTGTGCCACTTTGAGGCTTTTTGACTCCTCGACTATGAGTTGCTAGACATTCACGTTTGAAATCCTTGCTTTTCTTATGTTTTGTGTTGCCTCACATCTTTTCTCGGTTTAAGTTTTTCTGCAAAGGGTGCACTAGTTTTGGAGTTGGATTCTAGAAAGCCGTTGGTTTTCATTTGGCTTGATTGGGCTATTGAGTGTTGTGAGGGTTGTCTTGTAGATGATGGCATGCAATTATGATTATTCATTAAATACAAGGTGTAATTGTCTTCATCATTTGTCCTTCATCAACTTTGAGAGGGCTGGTGATTGTTATGCTGGATTGGATGTTAAATTAGGTGTTAGCaatttatttgttgattttagatACTTTGCCTCTACTTTCCCTTCCAATGTTGTTAAGTTGTGTGTGGGTTAGTTTCATTAATAACTATTCtagtttgattctttttttagaatatatatatatatatatatatatatatatatatatatatatatatataattggtcTTGCTAATGTTTTGTCACTTCATgtcctatttttttatgttttttgttagaGTGGCATGCTATTTTTTTGACATCTTCTATTCTGATAAAGAGCAGGTGGGGTGGTTTGGGTTTAATAACCTTCATCGATTACAAGTGAGGAGGTTTGGTGTTGTGACATTTTCTACTTGCTAGTAGTTTCTTCTATCCTTctactctttttgttttttctttttggttggttttagttttcttatttttaaccatcatgttaattgtttttttttttccatttcctttTGATGACTTCATAAGTTCGGGTTTCACTCATTGTGCTTGAGttgacatgatttttgttttattatttgctttgcTAGTACTTGTATTTATGCTagttttttcaagtttcttattagtttatgttatttttcttggacGACATTCCATGTTGGTTGGTATTTTGAGTTAACATTTCTTTGTTGTTGCACCAAAGAttggtttttatattcatattgttGGTTTCTATTTTGTCTGTGTTCGTGGTTTATTGCTTTAAAGGTGGTTTGTTGctaggttttttgttttcatttattctTTTACTTATGAGGAAGATTTTGCTATTGCCTATGTGGTATGTGGTCTTGATTAAAATCATGATATTATCTAAAGGTTCAAATATGCTACGGAATATGATTGGTCATCAGTCAATGACAACCATTATCTTGGGATTTCACGTCTAAGGAGGGTGGGAAGTATGCATGGTAGTATCTTCCTACAACATTGTTGAATGgttttattgtgaattttttgttgtttttgttgcctTTGGGTGTTTGGTCTGTTTAGAAagcaccttttttttaaaaaaaatcatactctTCTCTTTCAAGCTTTAGCCTATTTTGGCCATACTGTCATTTGAATGGGGTACTCTAAACTaaacatttattaattatttgtattgttgCGATATGCAAGTTAAAGGATGaagttttatttcaataatggttaactttttaattaggtttgcctttttcttttaatgatgaATTAATTGTTGTTTATGTGTTCTATAGGAGCCCTTGATCGTCTTTGCTTGGTCATCTTTTAAACTTTAGGCTATCATGCATTCTGCATCTTCAAAAACATTGCCATAtgcttcttttattatttaaggtCTTACTCATTTTCTTATTCTATTGTGAATGTTGAGTTTGGAGGATGTTTAGGTTTTGTAATTTACCTTTCCATTTATTTATCTATCTTTCCATTCATCTattcttttagtgtttttttcctcttctcccTTGCTTTTgcaatattattgttatttagttttttatattatttttttatggttgttagaatcttctttttcattgtcTTTGATTGCCATCTTTTTGTTTACTATGTTTTGTTCAATAAAAGTCTTTGGTTGTTGTGATGCTCCTAGCACTTTATTGGTAATAAGTATCTCAGCAAATAGCTTTCTATTATGAGATATTTTGCTTTAAGACATGCATTTTACATTAGCTTGGAATTGCCTTGGAATAGAACATTGGTTGAAAAGGATTATTGGTCTTTCATTAGATGCATTctcttattttcttcaattgatAATTTAGCTCATCAAACCATTAACTATGCTTGTTTTGGCTTGGGGGAACCACAGTTAATACCTTTTAGTTTTTGTAGGGCGAGATTGTGTTGTCCTTAGAAGGTTGAGAATGAGAGGATTGAATTCTTTTTATCTATTCTATGATGTGTGAAGTTTAGTAGTGTTAATAGTGTTAGGATTCGTTTATGATATTcttagatattaattttttttcccaaaattatttgtattttcacaAAAATTTGTTGGATGTTTGATatcatttatttacttattttctcAGATTCTGTTcattcctctctctttttttgtttagggTTTCATTACTAATTATTTACTATATGCTTATCATTTCAAATTGACAAACATAATTTTGTTATCTCTTAACATAAATAGctctttaaaatatctttttgacTATTGCTTTACATGAacaatgcttttctttttatgcataCTTCAACTCATAACATGCACACTTCATCTagttcaaaggttttttttttctttttaagatccTTAGCAATTAGAACATTGTCCATTCACATTTTGTATACATGCCCGCGACGACTTGCGAGCAATATAACTACTAAACTTTTAAAAAGAGTACATTTATGgatgttgtattttaaaaacccTAAATGGCTGATAAAAAGGTATTTTATCGGATAAGATCTCTCGCATCTAGTTTTTATTAGTTGAATTTATATCTAGACTTTTTACAACTTATCTTGACTTATATCTTGGTTATCAATTTTCCAATCCAACCTATTTGGTGAGTCTAGTTCCCATAACAAAGTGTAAGGTATATTAATGAGATAAAAAGGATTTAATACCAAAATGATtatggatttttcttttcttttcttcgttggttggtagtattttttaaataattttattgatatcGTGTTTATCTCTCCAATCTAATCAAATATAgataatataaaacaagaataacaaattcataaaaattttaaatactataattttatttgagatttaaaTGTTGATAGCTAAGTATGCAAAGATGACAAATGATGCTCATCAATCTAACTTATTATACATTCACatttataccaaaaaaacaaatcattatatATTCATTGCTCATTAAGTAAGGAATTTGAATAGCTATACGAGCATAGATGAaaacaatacaagaaaaaaacaacataacatGAATTCTACCGAGTAAGGTCACCGCTCAAAAAGCCTATTTCGAAATTTTAtcacttgatatttttttctttaagtagTCGCTTGAAATACAAactaaataatcttatttttaatattttaaaaccttaaactaaataaaaataataataaactaaataggaagaataaaaaaaccataaaggacaatattcttctaaactaaataacaataacaataactatggaaacaaaataatttctatGGATTTCTAATCAAGACTCTCcaaccatttttctttcttcgttTCATGTGCGTAAAAATTTTAGATATCAATTTAAGTCTCTTcaagattaaatattatataagaaACATCAATTGACAAATAATTTCTATTACACTTGCTTCTAGTGTAATGAATTGCAAACCTCAAAATTACTTTATTAACATATGTTGTATCTATATAACCATTGAATAAATATAcatttttgataataataaacttgttatctcattcattaagaaaaaaaaaaaacttgatataaaaaaaatcaacatagcCTAAATCAAcgattttcttttgttaaacaCCTTCATTGTTCTCTTTGTACTTAAACTTAAACTTCTCAATAAGAACATTTTTTACGTCATCACATCTATTACtatcattatttataaaaatattatcaacataatcattatcaaaatataacatcataatttggtGGAGAATTTAATCCGTATTTATATTCTCTTCTCATACTTATGAATGAGCTCTCAAAATTAGCCATGGATTTATGATAactcccttctagttttttcttcttcatattcCCTAATTGACGAGATAATTCTTCAACATGTCTCAAGAAGTTTATCACCATTAGTTGACGTGTTAATTCTGCAATTTATCATTACATGTCTTTTATTACtagtttctaaatttttatttctcaaaagaGAACCTCTTCATCTCCTCTTACAAGAGCATGTCTTGTTTTGTGAttacttcttttatttatgattattcaATATCACACAACACCACTAGAAACATTagactctgataccaactaacacatacaaaaacaatataagaaatataacaagcacaaacaatataaaattctaCTGAATTGGGTCGCCTTACAAAAActttaattcaagattttattattgaatgttttctttttatatagtcTCATGAAATACAAAACTAaacaatcttaatttatattagtCTTCAACCTAAActgaataaacaaaataaaattcctaaATTAAATAGGaaggataaaaatatcataaaagaaaatattttcctaaaataaatacaaataaagataAGTACAAAATAAgtcattttatctaaaaatttctCCAACATCATATATACACAACGTGTCAGGTTTTAAATATCTATTACTCAATCactatttattattcaacatgaGAACTTAAATAATAGATGTTTTGGGTAAgtgtatgtttatattaaatgaaaaaaaaaaactaataatttattatgaaaaatttactTAATATGCTCTTCCATTTTATGAGCTATCTCATCGTAGAGAACATGTCTAATTGCATGCAATATGTCCTAGATGTAAAACAATCTCTCATAAAAACGAGTTCTAACAAAACTACCCTCATGAAATCACgtagaaagtgattttttaaaatccttttgGAACTaagtaaataattatttttaaacatcatttcatttgttaattttttttattagttttaagtaaataattaatttgttactttaagaaataaataataattttataattatatttaaaataattctatatTTATATGTTGGGGATATGCTAATAAGTaaaggtaattttttaaaaaaaaatcatttgcaaGTCAACCTATCAAAATTTGTTCACAAAACAATTCTAGTAAAAGGTTCTATTAGAGAGATTATGcttatatttaaagatatattaactataattaaacatataaagttatatttaagaaaactaaaaaaatacaaggataaattaaactaattcgggttaaatttaatttgttttaaatgcaTCTCTAGAAGTATTAGTGTCcctcttcaaaatttcaaattacctaaagtaagagaaaaaatattttttagtctttaaatttttaaaaatttgatcaaatagaACTTTctcattataaaattttatactgCATTTAAAAGGTTCAAATGGTACAATgtatatcatttatatttaaaaaaaatgggaaagaaaattcattttttttaataaggttTATATTGAAAACTGATGAAGTACCAAAAATTCAAATAGCCTAgaaataaaatcttgaattagATAATCGGTTAATCAATTAATTCTAGTAATTTCATCAAATCTCTTTAACCAAGGTGGTTTCTAGCTTGTTAGGTCAAGGTGGCTTATAACTAGTATTGATAAAACGTATTTTTTTAGTGAAGATGATGACTCTCCAATACTTAAATAAGTatctttttagagagagaaaatataataatattctagagagatatgctctaaaaatatatatgcagtaGAGAATGAAGATTACAAATCATTGTTCTGAAGGtctcatgatgtatttataaatcatgagtcttgtcttttttatttttagaggaaAGCATGTAGTGTGATTtcacttttataatattttaaggtATATTATGAGGTGTATTCCACTCATTTTATCCTGTAAAGCAAAAGGATAGAGACACCATGATAGACTTTAATACACCTAATAGACTTGTCTAATTAAGTCTATTTATTGAGAAATAATTCCTTTAAGATTtcaggtaaaaaaatatataattaatgatgTTATATCCAATCATTTCTTAAGTCTCGCTAACTAGCCAAACCTAGTATGCCTCCACTGGGCATGCTTATGTTGGCAAACCTTAGAACTAAGAAGCTTGATGTTCAGAGTGAAacaattttaaacttttatgtTATTACAAGGGtattaaagttaaattttttaaccatCAACTAACAAAGCAACTAGTAAACCTATTAATGTTGACACTTGGATGCtagctataattaaaaaaaaaaaacctatcttGTCAAATTATTTGTAGAATGTTCTAAAGGATCAAATTTCAaggactgaaaaaaaaaaaaagtttttgtttgttgatttagTATGAAAACTTTTGAGGggatacaaaacaaaaactcagAAAGAGAAAGTGAATTTCTGCAAAATCTTAGGAAATAGATTGAAATTAActctattaatatatatattgcaagTTGAGTGTGGATTATATTATGAATGAATTTAACAACATCCATATTCTTCTCTTATCAAATAGATAACCAAGCTAAAACGTTAATTATCCATAAAACATTTACATTCATCCTAGTCTGGTAGAAATTATGATCTCCACTAAGTAGATATCAATCCTCCTTAACTTATAGTTGAGACTAGTTAATGACCAGTTTTGGTATGCACACTATGCTATGAAcaaatcaaaaatcaatttaagcataaaaaaacatgtgcagataaaaaaatatgggcaatattaaaatttgagttggcaatgaaaaatctaaaaggCGCATTAAAAGCTcgattagtatataaaaaaattaattgatcgCCATGTGCaataataaatactaaaaaaattgttaacgaTAAACAAAGACTGGATCGGGATGCTAAGTGATAGATACATATAAAGAACACATAATTTGTGACGTGTCATGCTATTTAgcttctttatttaattatttgtctcttttcttttataagagagaaataaaaattgaatcgaaacaaaataatttgctaGCATAGTTTCTtcgctttatattttttcagtgTCACCCTTTGTCATGGTTCATTGGATGGTTTGGGTTTCAAATCATATCATGTTGGGGTTGGCTCGACATAGCCTATTTACCAAGTATGCCTAGCACATAACCCAATCACCTTATTGAAAACCTGATATGGCTCTCGAAAAACTTTTCAAGTTGGCATTGTTTTAACCTTTGCTAAACTTGATTAGGCTTAAAAGCGAAACAACGaattgttaaagaataaaataataataacaataatgtttagggagcaaaaaaaaaaaaaaatacaacaccaCTTTTTATTGACTTTGGTTAGCCCGAGTTAACTTATCATATTCACTAGTAGGGTCATAACATGACCATAATAAGCTAACTCGATTTGTCAAGAcgtctttttttcatttatttgccCTTCTTTTCTCCCTAGTTAAGTCTTCATTGAGCTTGAGTTGGATGAAATTTAGGACC
This genomic interval from Populus alba chromosome 1, ASM523922v2, whole genome shotgun sequence contains the following:
- the LOC118042587 gene encoding uncharacterized protein isoform X2, which encodes MQTTAMKVVRSFYTYKSRFLLKPNPISLSRHFHLTTSPFLSKESGLAVHSSANDPIPIDSTKKAPLVWSVFDPISDGTVAQSGASGSAGNGESELRLSSFDEEVDGLAGENLIKREKSQMGLPSNRNEIEDLKKEKRYVGVKKGSSVNGAVGSGDRAVYRTKGKSKTSWVCEICGFTSGQWWGSCRSCNEVGTMKQFFEAKIGSGNKVSGIEASENAVRSWMPQKPGELRPLRLTDVNRGMNMLNWRIPLSGLFGSEVERVLGGGLVPGSLVLVGGDPGVGKSTLLLQIAAIIADSEDLGGSAPVVYVSGEESVEQIGNRADRMEIGTEELYLYSSTDIEDILGKIHHLSPRALIIDSIQTVYLKGVAGSAGGLSQVKECTSALLRFAKTTNIPILLIGHVNKSGDIAGPRVLEHIVDVVLYMEGEKYSSHRLLRPVKNRFGSTDELGVFEMSQLGLAVVSNPSEIFLTEQHSDSDFLAGLAVAVIMDGSRSFLIEIQALCVSGSSVSRHINGIQSSRADMIISVGMYWLNCDCFFFFHNHLSFISLSQ